In the Sulfobacillus thermosulfidooxidans DSM 9293 genome, TCTAGACATCTCTTCCCCAAGAATCCCCCTTTGGATGAAAGGGGGATCTTTGTTAATGGGGTATGGATTCTTCAATCAGACTTGAATTTCCACTAAATATTTCCCGTGGCACCATCTTATGGGTACCATAATAGTCATATCCCATAGAGTAGGTGAAAGGGGGATAGCTGCAATGAACATTGGATTTATCATGGACCGTGATTTTTTGAGCGGTCAGCCGACCGATTCCGTATTAGTCACTCAATGGCTCATCAAAACTTCTCCGCACAAGATGCTTTATGTGACCACATCTGAGGGGACTTTACTGGGATTTATTCGTCTTCAAGATATTCAAAACCTTACGGGCGAAACACTACAAGAGATTATGGTCCCACTCGCAGAGACCCAGGTCGTGGCTCCGGATGATTCAACCGAGCTCTTAGGTCCTTTGTTTGACAATCATCCTGACTGGTCTTCAATTCCCGTGGTGGATAAGGGGAAGCTTATCGGCGTTGTTCCCCGGGAGTGGAATATCTTTTCTCACCGTTCCCCAGTTGAAGACTCAGCCAATTTTTCCCTCGAACCATTCCAGCAACAGATACTCGATGCGCTGTACACGGGTCTAATCGTTGTAGACCATCATGGGATTACCCGGATGCTGAATCCCGCAGGAGCAGAAATCCTCGATGTCAAACCGGAAGCTGTCGTGGGTAAACCTTATGAAGAATTGGCACAATACCTGTTTTCTCATATCACCGATTACTTAAAAGGCAGTGCTATTCCGTTAGCCTTGATGGGGGCCGCGACACGCGGAGAACGCCAATTGCGATTACCCAATCACCGCGATGTTTTGTTCAAGTTTGGTACGATTCATCACCAGGGTACGTTGCAAGCCATTTTAGTGACATTTATGGATATTACTGCACAAAAACAAGCGGAGGCCTTGGCTCACCATCAACAACAAGAATTGGAAATGGCTTTTGCCCTCACCCTA is a window encoding:
- a CDS encoding HD domain-containing protein, giving the protein MNIGFIMDRDFLSGQPTDSVLVTQWLIKTSPHKMLYVTTSEGTLLGFIRLQDIQNLTGETLQEIMVPLAETQVVAPDDSTELLGPLFDNHPDWSSIPVVDKGKLIGVVPREWNIFSHRSPVEDSANFSLEPFQQQILDALYTGLIVVDHHGITRMLNPAGAEILDVKPEAVVGKPYEELAQYLFSHITDYLKGSAIPLALMGAATRGERQLRLPNHRDVLFKFGTIHHQGTLQAILVTFMDITAQKQAEALAHHQQQELEMAFALTLPNSKVEAKLKSSPEYQDVYDPESGKARVTRVIPDGTYRHVINGLRIMAELKAIGVFQLVGIDKDTLVQAFIFHDVGKAQPTLQVGQVFVPQDTFEPGFLHAGRSADWARRDYHVSTDVEWIVRYHHTRESDLPADFPSALKPMLRIFQLVDGLSAAITRRNARIAPMTLTGSVLTIDERNDDTRYDRRYQLSIYTGDIQLLSRT